A window of the Mesorhizobium opportunistum WSM2075 genome harbors these coding sequences:
- a CDS encoding ABC transporter permease translates to MSDDTTGSAVAERGLQGSDQSVASFDEDRRSSLKSLQRFLHEYPTAIPFIVLVVGVLIFSVAAGGRFFAPFNLSLVLQQVTIIAFLGIAQTLVILTAGIDLSVGAMMVLSSIVMGRLTVTFGVPVEIAFVLGMLTGLLCGLINGVLVAIIKLPPFIVTLGTWSVYGAMVIYVSHSETVRAQDIETMGPLLQWLGHTIRLGGGAVLTYGTIAMIITAALIWYVLNRTAFGRHVYATGDDDEAARLAGINTRGVYIAVYTIAGFICAIASWALIGRIGAASPLGNQTANLDAITAVVIGGTSLFGGRGSIVGTLFGALIVGVFRNGLALAGVDSLWQEFTVGILIILAVTIDQWIRKISA, encoded by the coding sequence ATGAGCGACGACACAACCGGTTCGGCGGTCGCCGAACGCGGCCTCCAGGGCAGCGATCAGTCGGTGGCGAGTTTCGACGAGGATCGCCGCTCCAGCCTGAAGAGCCTGCAGAGGTTCCTGCACGAATATCCGACAGCAATCCCCTTCATTGTGCTCGTCGTCGGCGTCCTGATTTTTTCGGTCGCGGCCGGGGGGCGGTTCTTTGCGCCGTTCAATCTGTCACTCGTTCTCCAGCAGGTCACCATCATCGCCTTCCTGGGCATTGCCCAGACCCTGGTCATCCTGACCGCCGGCATCGATCTGTCGGTTGGCGCGATGATGGTGCTGTCGTCCATCGTCATGGGCCGGTTGACCGTCACTTTCGGCGTCCCGGTCGAAATCGCCTTTGTCCTGGGAATGCTGACAGGGCTGCTCTGCGGTCTTATCAACGGCGTCCTGGTTGCCATCATCAAGCTGCCGCCCTTTATCGTCACGCTCGGAACCTGGAGCGTCTACGGTGCCATGGTCATCTATGTTTCGCACTCCGAGACGGTGAGGGCGCAGGACATCGAGACCATGGGGCCGCTGCTGCAATGGCTCGGCCATACGATCAGGCTGGGCGGCGGAGCCGTGCTGACCTATGGCACCATTGCCATGATCATCACGGCCGCCCTCATCTGGTACGTGCTCAACCGCACCGCATTCGGCCGCCATGTCTATGCAACCGGCGACGATGACGAGGCTGCCCGCCTTGCCGGCATCAACACGCGCGGCGTCTACATTGCCGTCTACACGATTGCCGGCTTCATCTGCGCCATCGCCAGTTGGGCGCTCATAGGCCGCATCGGCGCGGCAAGCCCGCTCGGCAACCAGACCGCAAATCTGGATGCGATCACCGCGGTGGTGATCGGCGGCACGTCGCTGTTCGGCGGCCGCGGCTCGATCGTCGGCACGCTGTTCGGCGCGCTTATCGTCGGCGTCTTCCGCAACGGCCTGGCGCTGGCGGGCGTCGACTCGCTCTGGCAGGAATTCACCGTCGGCATCCTCATCATCCTCGCCGTCACCATCGACCAGTGGATCAGGAAGATTTCGGCATGA
- a CDS encoding RbsD/FucU family protein, which produces MLIGIPALLGPDLLSTLRAMGHGDEIALVDGNYPAEEHARRLIRADGHPLIPVLDAILSILPVDNAVAEALFRASVKGDPSLADPVHHEIEAICARRAPGRKVVALAGADFYARVKSAHAIVATSEPRLYANIIIRKGVIYPPETRKP; this is translated from the coding sequence ATGCTGATCGGGATCCCGGCGCTGCTCGGTCCAGACCTTTTGTCGACATTGCGCGCCATGGGCCACGGCGACGAGATCGCCCTTGTCGACGGAAATTATCCGGCCGAAGAGCACGCACGACGCCTCATCCGGGCCGATGGCCATCCGCTCATCCCGGTGCTCGATGCCATCCTCAGTATCCTTCCGGTCGACAACGCAGTAGCTGAGGCGCTGTTTCGCGCCTCCGTGAAGGGCGATCCGTCGCTTGCCGACCCCGTCCATCACGAGATCGAGGCGATCTGTGCCAGGCGCGCGCCGGGCCGCAAGGTGGTTGCGCTGGCCGGCGCCGACTTCTATGCACGGGTCAAATCGGCGCATGCCATCGTCGCTACAAGCGAGCCGCGGCTTTACGCCAACATCATCATCCGCAAGGGCGTGATCTATCCGCCGGAGACCAGGAAGCCATGA
- a CDS encoding sugar ABC transporter substrate-binding protein translates to MGKWNILKAAVAGLAFYSAMATASHAADIVGLITKTEGNPFFVKMREGAQAKAKELGLTLQTFAGKFDGDNDSQVAAIENLISAGAKGFAIVPSDSSAIVPTIKKARDAGLLVIVLDTPLDPIDAADATFATDNFKAGELIGQWAKGTLGDKASSAKIAFLDLATNQPTVDYLRDQGFMKGFGIDIKDPKKYGDEADARICGHEMTGGAEDGGRTAMETLLQKCPDVSVMYTINEPAAAGGYQALKAAGKDDGSVLVVSIDGGCPGVKNVAAGVIGATSQQYPLKMAAMAMEAIEKFAKTGEKPKPTPGKEFFDTGATLITDKPVTGVESIDTKKGLELCWG, encoded by the coding sequence ATGGGTAAATGGAATATTCTGAAGGCGGCCGTCGCCGGCCTTGCCTTTTACAGCGCGATGGCCACGGCCTCGCATGCGGCCGATATTGTCGGCCTGATCACCAAGACCGAAGGCAATCCGTTCTTCGTCAAGATGCGCGAGGGCGCGCAGGCCAAGGCCAAGGAACTCGGCCTGACGCTGCAGACCTTTGCCGGCAAGTTCGACGGCGACAATGACAGCCAGGTCGCTGCCATCGAGAACCTGATCTCGGCCGGTGCCAAGGGCTTCGCCATCGTGCCGAGCGATTCCAGCGCCATCGTGCCGACCATCAAGAAGGCGCGCGACGCCGGCCTGCTGGTCATCGTGCTCGACACGCCGCTCGATCCGATCGACGCCGCCGACGCGACCTTCGCCACGGACAATTTCAAGGCCGGCGAGCTGATCGGCCAGTGGGCAAAGGGCACGCTCGGCGACAAGGCATCGAGCGCCAAGATCGCGTTCCTCGACCTTGCCACCAACCAGCCGACCGTCGACTATCTGCGCGACCAGGGTTTCATGAAGGGCTTCGGCATCGACATCAAGGACCCGAAGAAATACGGCGACGAGGCCGACGCGCGCATTTGCGGCCATGAAATGACGGGTGGCGCCGAGGACGGCGGACGCACCGCCATGGAGACCTTGCTGCAGAAATGCCCTGACGTGAGCGTTATGTACACGATCAACGAACCGGCGGCGGCGGGCGGCTATCAGGCGCTCAAGGCTGCCGGCAAGGACGACGGCTCCGTGCTGGTGGTGTCGATCGACGGCGGTTGCCCGGGCGTCAAGAACGTCGCGGCTGGCGTGATTGGTGCGACCTCGCAGCAATACCCGCTGAAGATGGCGGCCATGGCCATGGAAGCGATCGAGAAATTCGCCAAGACCGGCGAAAAGCCGAAGCCCACGCCCGGCAAGGAATTCTTCGACACCGGCGCGACCCTGATTACCGACAAACCGGTCACCGGCGTCGAATCGATCGATACCAAGAAGGGCCTCGAACTCTGCTGGGGCTGA
- a CDS encoding DegT/DnrJ/EryC1/StrS family aminotransferase, with amino-acid sequence MQFIDLGAQRERIRDRLRVAIDRVVDEGRYILGPQVTEFENKLAAYVGTKHVVACANGTDALLLPLFAAGIGPGDAVFVPSFTFAATAEVVALAKAEPVFVDVDPATYNIDIASLEAAIAMVKKEGRLKPKAIIPVDLFGLAADYDAIMAIANREGLLVIEDAAQSMGGSLGDKMCGAFGHVGSTSFYPAKPLGCYGDGGAMFTNDGALADKLRSFAFHGKGETQYDNIRVGINSRLDTLQAAILIEKLAILEDEMVARQAVAKRYAEGLGDIVTAARNLDGSRSAWAQYAIETPKRDGLRAHLSEKGIPSVIYYVKPLHDQVAYRDYPRTPTGLAVSEDLPKRILCLPMHPYLSEADQDRIIETIRNYIGSNSAQAAAE; translated from the coding sequence ATGCAGTTCATCGATCTTGGCGCGCAGCGCGAACGAATCCGCGACCGGCTGAGGGTCGCCATCGACCGTGTCGTCGACGAGGGCCGCTATATACTGGGGCCGCAGGTCACCGAATTCGAAAACAAGCTTGCCGCCTATGTCGGCACCAAGCATGTCGTGGCCTGCGCTAACGGCACCGACGCGCTGCTGCTGCCGCTGTTTGCCGCCGGCATCGGCCCGGGTGACGCGGTGTTCGTGCCGAGCTTCACTTTCGCCGCCACCGCCGAAGTGGTGGCGCTGGCCAAGGCGGAGCCCGTCTTCGTCGATGTCGATCCGGCAACCTACAATATCGATATCGCCAGCCTCGAGGCGGCGATCGCCATGGTCAAGAAGGAAGGTCGGCTGAAGCCGAAGGCGATCATCCCTGTCGACCTGTTCGGCCTTGCCGCCGATTACGATGCCATCATGGCGATCGCCAACCGCGAAGGGCTGTTGGTGATCGAGGACGCCGCCCAGTCCATGGGCGGATCGCTTGGCGACAAGATGTGCGGTGCCTTCGGCCATGTCGGCTCGACCAGCTTCTATCCGGCCAAGCCGCTTGGCTGCTACGGTGACGGCGGCGCCATGTTCACCAACGACGGTGCGCTGGCCGACAAGCTGCGTTCCTTCGCCTTCCACGGCAAGGGCGAGACGCAATATGACAACATCCGCGTCGGCATCAATTCGCGGCTCGACACGCTGCAGGCGGCGATCCTGATCGAAAAGCTCGCCATCCTGGAAGACGAGATGGTTGCCCGCCAGGCGGTGGCAAAGCGCTACGCCGAAGGGCTTGGCGATATCGTCACGGCCGCCCGCAACCTGGACGGCAGCCGTTCGGCCTGGGCGCAATACGCGATCGAGACGCCCAAGCGCGACGGCCTGAGGGCGCATCTGAGTGAAAAGGGCATTCCGTCGGTCATCTACTACGTCAAGCCGCTGCACGACCAGGTCGCCTATCGCGACTACCCGCGCACGCCAACCGGTCTTGCCGTCTCGGAGGACCTGCCAAAGCGAATCCTGTGCCTGCCGATGCACCCCTATCTCAGCGAAGCCGACCAGGACCGGATCATCGAGACGATCCGCAACTATATCGGCTCCAACTCGGCGCAGGCCGCAGCCGAGTAA
- a CDS encoding glycogen/starch/alpha-glucan phosphorylase, producing MTRAMTSEPLPPLLENPDPKTLAREVLMALKYRVGKDTTVATQYDWLTASIKVVRDRIVDHWMQATKEAYDQQEKRVYYLSLEFLIGRLMRDAFSNLGLMDNMREALSSLGVDLDLIAALEPDAALGNGGLGRLAACFMESMATVDIPAHGYGIRYANGMFRQEIHDGWQVELPETWLDHGNPWEFERRERAFEVGFGGSVESITSKDGRLERHVWKPTEHVLAVAYDTPVVGWRANRVNTLRLWSGMPIDPILLNKFNAGDHIGALAESNKADALSRVLYPADSHMAGQELRLRQEYFFSTASLQDIVQRHLSQYGDLKSLPDKAAIHLNDTHPAIAVPELMRLLMDVHGMDFDLAWDITKRTFGYTNHTLLPEALESWSVPLFERLLPRHMQIVYAINAQVLLEARATDQFSDEQISRISLIQENGDRRVRMGNLAFVGSHSINGVSALHTELMKETVFADLHRLYPDRINNKTNGITPRRWLIQCNPGLTSLAREAIGDRFLDDIDAIKGLDAFADDAAFRDKFAAVKRQNKARLANLVADRLGIKVDPSALFDIQIKRIHEYKRQLLNILEAVALYDQIRSHPERDWMPRVKFFGGKAAPSYHNAKLIIKLANDVARVINRDPAVRGLLKVVFVPNYNVSLAEIMMPAADLSEQISTAGMEASGTGNMKFALNGALTIGTLDGANVEIKECVGDDNIFIFGLTTAEVAERRNNGYNPRGVIEASPELAQAVAAVSSGVFSPDDPDRYRDLINGLYDSDWFMVAADFDAYAATQREVDAVWRNSPDWYAKAIRNVARVGWFSSDRTIRQYAKEIWNVPA from the coding sequence ATGACGCGCGCGATGACATCCGAACCCCTTCCGCCACTGCTCGAAAATCCTGATCCGAAGACGCTCGCAAGGGAAGTCTTGATGGCCCTCAAATACAGGGTCGGCAAGGACACCACCGTCGCGACGCAATATGATTGGCTGACCGCCTCGATCAAGGTCGTGCGCGACCGCATCGTCGATCATTGGATGCAGGCCACCAAAGAGGCCTACGACCAGCAGGAAAAGCGTGTCTATTACCTGTCACTGGAGTTCCTCATCGGCCGCCTGATGCGCGACGCCTTTTCCAATCTCGGCCTGATGGACAATATGCGTGAAGCGCTGTCGTCGCTCGGCGTCGACCTCGATCTCATCGCGGCGCTCGAACCCGATGCCGCGCTCGGCAATGGCGGCCTTGGCCGGCTCGCCGCCTGCTTCATGGAAAGCATGGCGACAGTCGACATTCCGGCGCACGGCTACGGCATCCGCTATGCCAACGGCATGTTCCGCCAGGAGATCCACGACGGCTGGCAGGTCGAACTGCCCGAGACCTGGCTCGATCACGGCAACCCTTGGGAATTCGAGCGCCGCGAACGCGCCTTCGAGGTCGGCTTCGGCGGCTCGGTGGAATCCATCACCTCGAAGGACGGACGGCTGGAGCGCCATGTCTGGAAGCCGACCGAACATGTCCTGGCGGTCGCCTACGACACGCCGGTGGTTGGCTGGCGGGCAAACCGTGTCAACACGCTGCGGCTCTGGTCGGGCATGCCGATCGACCCGATCCTGCTCAACAAGTTCAATGCCGGCGATCACATCGGCGCGCTGGCCGAAAGCAACAAGGCAGACGCGCTGTCGCGCGTGCTCTATCCGGCCGATTCCCACATGGCCGGGCAGGAGCTCAGGCTGCGCCAGGAATATTTCTTCTCCACCGCCTCGCTGCAAGACATCGTCCAGCGCCATCTCAGCCAGTATGGCGACCTGAAGTCGCTGCCCGACAAGGCGGCGATCCACTTGAACGACACCCATCCGGCAATCGCCGTTCCCGAGCTGATGCGGCTGTTGATGGACGTCCACGGCATGGACTTCGACCTCGCCTGGGACATCACCAAGCGCACCTTCGGCTACACCAACCACACGCTTCTTCCCGAGGCGCTGGAAAGCTGGTCGGTGCCGCTGTTCGAGCGGCTGTTGCCGCGCCACATGCAGATCGTCTACGCCATCAACGCGCAGGTTCTGCTCGAAGCCCGCGCGACCGACCAGTTCTCGGACGAGCAGATCAGCCGTATTTCGCTGATCCAGGAAAATGGCGACCGCCGCGTGCGCATGGGCAACCTTGCCTTTGTCGGCTCGCACTCGATCAACGGCGTCTCCGCGCTGCATACCGAGCTGATGAAGGAAACGGTGTTCGCCGATCTGCACAGGCTCTATCCCGATCGCATCAACAACAAGACCAACGGCATCACGCCGCGGCGCTGGCTGATCCAGTGCAATCCCGGGCTGACATCGCTCGCCCGCGAGGCGATCGGCGACCGTTTTCTCGATGACATCGACGCCATCAAGGGGCTCGATGCCTTCGCCGACGATGCCGCCTTCCGCGACAAGTTCGCCGCCGTCAAGCGACAGAATAAAGCGCGGCTGGCCAATCTCGTCGCCGATCGGCTCGGCATCAAGGTCGACCCGTCGGCGCTGTTCGACATCCAGATCAAGCGCATCCACGAATACAAGCGCCAGCTCCTGAACATCCTCGAGGCGGTCGCGCTTTACGACCAGATCCGCTCGCATCCGGAGCGGGACTGGATGCCGCGCGTGAAATTCTTCGGCGGCAAGGCGGCGCCCAGCTATCACAACGCCAAGCTGATCATCAAACTCGCCAACGACGTCGCCAGGGTCATCAACCGCGATCCGGCCGTTCGCGGCCTGCTGAAAGTGGTGTTCGTGCCGAACTACAATGTCAGCCTGGCCGAAATCATGATGCCCGCCGCCGACCTGTCCGAGCAGATCTCGACCGCCGGCATGGAAGCGTCCGGTACCGGCAACATGAAGTTCGCGCTGAACGGCGCATTGACCATCGGCACGCTCGATGGTGCCAATGTCGAGATCAAGGAGTGCGTCGGCGACGACAACATCTTCATCTTCGGCCTCACCACCGCCGAAGTCGCCGAGCGGCGCAACAATGGCTACAATCCACGCGGCGTCATCGAAGCATCGCCGGAACTGGCGCAGGCCGTGGCCGCTGTCTCGTCGGGCGTCTTCTCGCCCGATGATCCCGACCGCTACCGCGACCTCATCAACGGCCTCTATGACAGCGACTGGTTCATGGTCGCCGCCGATTTCGACGCCTACGCCGCCACCCAGCGTGAGGTCGACGCCGTCTGGCGCAACAGCCCGGACTGGTATGCCAAGGCGATCCGCAACGTCGCGCGCGTCGGCTGGTTCTCGTCCGACCGCACGATCCGTCAATACGCGAAAGAAATCTGGAACGTGCCTGCCTGA
- a CDS encoding ATP-binding cassette domain-containing protein → MSTQPVPQAPILQAKALNKRYGRVVALDNADFDLMPAEILAVIGDNGAGKSTLVKALCGAVIPDSGTIELDGKPVHFRSPIEARMAGIETVYQNLALSPALSIADNMFLGREIRKPGFVGQWLRRLDRSAMQRIAREKLSDLGLMTIQNINQSVETLSGGQRQGVAVARAAAFGSRVIIMDEPTAALGVKESRRVLELILDVKKRGLPIVLISHNMPHVFEVADRIHIHRLGRRLAVIDPKQYTMSDAVAFMTGAKAPPEAALAA, encoded by the coding sequence ATGAGCACCCAACCCGTTCCGCAGGCTCCCATCCTTCAGGCAAAAGCCCTCAACAAGCGCTACGGCAGGGTGGTGGCGCTCGACAATGCCGATTTCGACCTGATGCCGGCCGAAATCCTCGCCGTCATCGGCGACAATGGCGCCGGCAAATCGACACTGGTCAAGGCGCTGTGCGGTGCGGTGATACCCGATTCCGGCACGATCGAACTTGACGGCAAGCCGGTCCATTTCCGCTCGCCGATCGAAGCCCGCATGGCCGGGATCGAAACGGTCTACCAGAACCTCGCGCTGTCGCCGGCGCTCTCCATCGCCGACAACATGTTCCTCGGCCGCGAGATCCGCAAACCCGGCTTTGTCGGGCAATGGCTGCGCAGGCTCGACCGCTCGGCGATGCAGCGGATCGCCCGTGAAAAACTGTCCGACCTTGGGCTGATGACCATCCAGAACATCAACCAGTCGGTCGAAACCCTATCGGGCGGCCAGCGCCAGGGCGTGGCCGTGGCGCGCGCCGCCGCTTTCGGCAGCCGCGTCATCATTATGGACGAACCGACGGCAGCCCTTGGCGTCAAGGAAAGCCGCCGCGTGCTCGAACTGATCCTCGACGTCAAGAAGCGCGGCCTGCCGATCGTGCTGATCTCCCACAACATGCCGCATGTCTTCGAGGTGGCGGACCGCATCCACATCCATCGCCTCGGCCGTCGCCTCGCCGTCATCGATCCCAAGCAATACACTATGTCGGATGCCGTCGCTTTCATGACCGGCGCGAAGGCACCTCCAGAGGCCGCGCTGGCGGCCTGA
- a CDS encoding ROK family transcriptional regulator, giving the protein METATARHGSPDANDSLIHRGTNQSGMRDHNERLVLSLVRQHGSLAKSDIARMTGLSAQTVSVIMRELEEEGLLVRQAPLRGKIGQPSIPMALNPEGAFFIGLKIGRRSAELVLIDFLGHVRSMLQHSYRYPAPRETVEFVTSGMKKMRGELKPEQDKRIAGLGIAMPFELWNWADTAGAPRDVMDEWRHRDIKADIQAQCDFPVYLQNDATSACGAELVFGQAGGARDFVYFYIGAFAGGGIVLNGRLFGGPTGNAGALGSMPVPGPDGMPTQLIDVASIAMLEKALNDRGVEASHLWTSPEDWGEIGGELDDWIASAARALAYAIVAASSVIDFEAAVIDGWMPKAVRRRLVDAVVDAVAAIDGEGLKLPAVREGTVGIHARALGGASLPLSERFLIGSTTISRSA; this is encoded by the coding sequence GTGGAGACCGCCACTGCGAGGCATGGTTCGCCCGATGCGAATGACAGCCTTATTCACCGCGGCACCAACCAGAGCGGCATGCGCGACCACAACGAGCGGCTGGTGCTCTCGCTGGTGCGGCAGCATGGCAGCCTGGCGAAGTCCGACATCGCCCGCATGACCGGACTTTCGGCGCAGACGGTTTCGGTCATCATGCGCGAACTCGAGGAAGAAGGCCTGCTCGTCCGCCAGGCACCGTTGCGCGGCAAGATCGGCCAGCCCTCCATCCCCATGGCACTCAATCCCGAAGGTGCCTTCTTCATCGGCCTCAAGATCGGCCGCCGCAGCGCGGAACTCGTGCTGATCGATTTTCTTGGGCATGTGCGCTCGATGCTGCAGCACTCCTATCGCTATCCGGCACCGCGCGAGACGGTCGAGTTCGTCACATCAGGCATGAAGAAGATGCGCGGCGAATTGAAACCCGAGCAGGACAAGCGCATTGCCGGGCTCGGCATCGCCATGCCGTTCGAACTCTGGAACTGGGCCGACACCGCCGGCGCGCCGCGCGACGTCATGGACGAATGGCGCCACCGCGACATCAAGGCCGACATCCAGGCGCAGTGCGATTTTCCGGTCTATCTGCAGAACGACGCCACCTCGGCCTGCGGCGCCGAACTCGTTTTCGGCCAGGCGGGCGGAGCGCGTGATTTCGTCTATTTCTACATCGGCGCCTTCGCCGGCGGCGGCATCGTCCTCAACGGCCGGCTGTTCGGCGGCCCGACCGGCAACGCCGGCGCGCTCGGCTCCATGCCTGTGCCGGGCCCGGACGGAATGCCGACCCAGTTGATCGACGTGGCCTCGATCGCCATGCTGGAAAAGGCGCTCAATGATCGTGGCGTCGAGGCCTCGCATCTGTGGACCTCGCCCGAGGACTGGGGCGAGATCGGCGGCGAGCTCGACGACTGGATCGCCAGCGCCGCGCGGGCGCTTGCCTATGCTATCGTGGCTGCATCCTCTGTCATCGATTTCGAGGCGGCGGTGATCGACGGCTGGATGCCGAAGGCGGTGCGCCGCCGGCTGGTCGATGCCGTCGTCGACGCCGTTGCGGCAATCGATGGCGAAGGCCTGAAACTTCCCGCCGTTCGCGAAGGAACCGTCGGCATCCATGCCCGCGCGCTCGGCGGCGCCAGCCTGCCGCTTTCCGAACGTTTCCTGATCGGCTCGACGACGATTTCCAGGAGCGCCTGA
- a CDS encoding carbohydrate kinase family protein — MILCCGEALIDMLPRTTTQGEPAFAPYVGGAVFNSAIALGRLGAPAGFFSGLSSDLFGGQFRDALGASKVSSTYAHTSPRPTTLAFVRLDNGQATYTFYDENTAGRMLTIDDLPTLGGEIEAMLFGAISLISEPAGSAYEAFMKREHESRVMMLDPNIRPNFIPDKAKHLRRIRAMMAMADIVKLSDEDLNWFGEAGSHEDVVRNWLDRGPKLIVVTHGSEGAVGYTKDHAVTVMPEKVEVVDTVGAGDTFNAGILASLHEQGLLTKAAIAGLSQDAIRKALALGAKAAAVTVSRAGANPPWRHEIA; from the coding sequence ATGATCCTCTGCTGCGGCGAAGCCCTGATCGACATGCTGCCGCGCACCACGACGCAGGGTGAGCCGGCCTTTGCGCCCTATGTCGGCGGCGCCGTGTTCAATTCCGCGATCGCGCTTGGCCGCCTCGGCGCGCCGGCAGGCTTCTTTTCGGGCCTGTCGTCGGATCTTTTCGGCGGCCAGTTCCGCGACGCGCTGGGGGCGAGCAAGGTTAGTTCCACCTATGCGCACACCTCCCCTCGCCCGACCACGCTTGCGTTCGTGCGGCTGGACAATGGCCAGGCGACCTACACATTCTACGACGAGAACACCGCTGGGCGCATGCTGACCATCGACGACCTGCCGACGCTGGGCGGCGAGATCGAGGCCATGCTGTTCGGCGCCATCAGCCTGATTTCGGAGCCGGCCGGCAGCGCCTATGAGGCGTTCATGAAGCGCGAGCATGAGAGCCGCGTCATGATGCTCGATCCCAACATCCGGCCGAACTTCATTCCGGACAAGGCAAAGCATCTCCGGCGCATCCGCGCCATGATGGCGATGGCCGACATCGTGAAACTCTCGGACGAGGACCTGAACTGGTTTGGCGAAGCGGGTTCGCACGAGGATGTCGTGCGCAACTGGCTCGACCGCGGCCCGAAGCTGATCGTCGTCACCCATGGCAGCGAAGGCGCCGTCGGCTACACCAAGGACCACGCCGTCACCGTGATGCCGGAGAAGGTCGAGGTGGTCGATACGGTCGGTGCGGGCGACACGTTCAACGCCGGCATCCTCGCCTCCCTGCACGAACAGGGCCTGCTGACGAAGGCGGCAATCGCCGGACTGTCGCAGGACGCCATCCGTAAGGCGCTGGCGCTCGGCGCCAAGGCGGCGGCGGTGACCGTGTCGCGCGCCGGCGCCAACCCGCCCTGGCGGCATGAGATCGCCTGA
- the cysQ gene encoding 3'(2'),5'-bisphosphate nucleotidase CysQ, producing MLETFERLALAAGREVMRVFHAGCAVDQKSDASPVTEADRESEKIILAGLRSAFPDIPCVAEEEAAAGVMPAELGDAFFLIDPLDGTKEFVNRRTDFTVNIALVRHGVPEVGVVFAPCTGRFFSGLPGRAEALEVDGDYQIVARRPISVRTAAVPLAVVASRSHNTPETEAYIRDLGAAEIVSVGSSLKFCLLASAEADVYPRFGRTMEWDTAAGDAVLRAAGGTTRTLDGKHLAYGKRNQADDADFANPHFIASGRAGASPA from the coding sequence ATGCTCGAGACCTTCGAGCGGCTGGCCCTGGCGGCCGGGCGCGAGGTCATGCGCGTGTTCCACGCCGGCTGTGCGGTCGACCAGAAATCCGACGCCTCGCCGGTAACCGAGGCGGACCGCGAGAGCGAGAAGATCATTCTCGCCGGCCTGCGCAGCGCATTTCCCGACATTCCCTGTGTGGCCGAGGAGGAAGCAGCGGCTGGCGTCATGCCGGCCGAACTTGGCGATGCCTTCTTCCTTATCGATCCGCTCGACGGCACCAAGGAATTCGTCAACCGCCGCACCGATTTCACCGTCAACATCGCGCTTGTGCGCCATGGCGTGCCGGAAGTCGGCGTCGTCTTCGCGCCTTGCACCGGCCGCTTCTTTTCCGGCTTGCCGGGCAGGGCGGAAGCTCTCGAAGTCGACGGCGATTACCAGATCGTCGCGCGCCGGCCGATCTCGGTGAGGACGGCGGCGGTACCGCTGGCCGTGGTGGCCAGCCGCTCCCACAACACGCCGGAAACCGAGGCCTATATTCGCGACCTCGGCGCCGCCGAGATCGTCTCGGTCGGATCGTCCCTGAAATTCTGCCTTCTCGCCAGCGCCGAGGCGGATGTCTATCCGCGTTTCGGCCGCACCATGGAATGGGACACCGCGGCCGGCGATGCGGTGCTGCGGGCTGCCGGCGGCACGACGCGCACGCTGGACGGAAAGCACTTGGCCTATGGCAAGCGCAATCAAGCCGATGACGCGGATTTCGCCAATCCGCATTTCATCGCCAGCGGCAGGGCAGGGGCGAGCCCCGCCTGA